The genomic segment CAAGGGCGGGAATGCGCGTGGCATACATCCATACCCATGCCACGCTGGTCAGTAGCAGGAGGGCGACGACGGGCGCCAGTATATCGGTTGAAATGGGCATGGCTCGATCCTGCTGTGTTAGTCAAGGAAAAGAGAAACTGCGTAGACTATTGATACTGCGAGTATTGAAGTGAACAGGGGGCGCTGTCCAGTGCTTTTGAAACTAAGCTTCCTTACGCCATCCCGTCTGTATTTATGGATGGTTGCAGCAACGGTCTGCGTTGCCACACCATCGCCCTATGTACGCCGCGGTACTGATACTGATCCTCGCCTCTGTAAACGGGACTAACCGGGGTTTTTGGCTGCCTGCGCGGCGTTTGATACGCGCGCTTCAGAGGCTTCGAAAGACAAGATGGAATCGTTCCACAGGGCGGCGTGCTCGACCAGGCCTGTCTCGGAAAAGTGGCAAAAGTCGTGTCGATCGTGCATATCGGACAGGGTGTCGGTGTCGGCGCCGGGATAAACACCCTCGATCGCGTCGGGCAACCCGCGCTGTGCCGAGCGTATTGCATCACTTCCGAGGTTGTTACAAATAGTGGCCACTGCCACGAATACAGGGGCGCTAATGCCATAGTCACGCAAGGAATCAACGAGTTCCGTAAACATCCCGGCGTATGCATCTTGCGGGGTGCCTGCTCGCGCATCGTTTTCGCCCTGATGCCAGAGGACATGCGTGGGTGTGATCCCTGATTTCTGCAGTTGTACCGCTGCGTGCTTCACGCGGGGATGAAGGCGTCCACCAGCGGTCCATTCGTTTAAGGAGGTGCCACCGATGCCGAAGGGCGCAATTAGTACCTGATCAAAGGCCCCGCTGGCTACCAGAGAGTCCCCGAGAATTCCCCAAACAGATCCGCCGCTGCCATCCGTGCCCAGCAGTGGATCTTCGCTGGTGTAACAGTGTCCGTCATGGATATTGAAATTTGCCACCCCAGGACCTGCTGTATGGCGGGTCTGGCCGAAGTTGGCACTGTTGGATTGACCGAAAGTCATAAGCACTGCATGTCGCGGATTGTCTGACTGGAATGCATCACAAGGGACGCGTTCGCGGCCCGCGTCCGATACTCCACAGACGGTGACATCCTCGACGTCGCAGTAGGCTTGTTGCAGCGGTAATACGATGGCCATAGCCCAATCGCTGAAGGGTCTCGCCAGCTCAGGCCTGTACTTGCCGGCTACGGCACCAAGCCCGAACAGTGTGCCAAAGCCAGCGGCCAGCACGAAGAAGAGTAGCGCGCCAATCAATATGCGGCGGTAGTGTCTCGTCATGGCCCGGGCCTTTTTCTCGGATCATTTTCTCGCTTGTGCGAAGAGTGTCTCCCACATGGCCTTGGCGGGCAACCTTCGTATCGCCATCGTGCCGGCGGCGCTAGCGGACGGACCAAACGGGGGGGCGTCGATCGCGCCATGGCGGTGCCTGCTCAAACTGGCCAGCCAGCTGTATTAACAAGGCATCGTTGCCGTAGGCGGCAGAAAACATCATTCCGATAGGTAAACCGTTGTCGTTCCAGTGCAATGACAGAGACATTGGTAGTGGACGATTCTCTCAGCGGCGGCATGCCAGTTGCGCGAGATTACCGCTGTGATTAGACACCCAGCAGATATCGTTTGGCGAACTTCCGCAGGTGTCGACAAATGGGTTGGGAGTCGCGGCGAATAGTGTTCCGTCGGTCTGTTGCCAGCTTCCCGAATCGCCAGCAGCTGTAGCAATGCACGTATTCGAATTCCTGGGCAGGACGGCAAAAATATAGTCAATGCGCCGGTTAACCTGTAAACCCGGGTCTTCGAGACTGACGGTGTTACTGGCCCTGCCGGAGGTGCAACCGGTGCCATTAGCGGGCTCACATTCTGCCCCACCGGCGGCCAGATAGGTGTCAACCCAGCCGCGGCGACTCATGGCTAGGTACTCGGAGCTCCCGGGAACCGCGTTGAAATCACCAGCAATCAGCGCAAGGCTATCCTCGGCACGGGTTTGCTCGACGTAGAGTGCGAGCTGTTCTGCCTGACAGGCACGCACAGTGTCGCGACTGTCGCATTCCCAGGGGCAATTGCTCACCAGTTCAATCTGTGTGCCGGGAAGCACATAGATAGAATCGCAGGGATTGGTCGCCGAATCTGATCCAGAGGCCAGGTGTGTCGTGTACAAATCGATGTTGCCTGCCGGGTGTGCAACGCGTACGTGTAGTACGTGCCGTATAAAGAGCATTAAATCTTCGTTATATAGCGCACTGTGCAGCAGCTGCGTACCGGTCTCGACAACAGGATAGCGACTCAATACAAGTTCTTCGTCTGTTTCGGCCGTGAATACATTGAGAAAAGGTTGGTAGACCAGCTCATACCTGAAGCCGCATTGCGCTTCCAGGCTTGTGAGCTCTTCGGTGATCAGGCCGATAATGGAATCCAGCGGCCCGACCTGCTCTGTGGGAGAGCGCAGCAAGTACTCGAGATTGACGATTTCCTGCAGCGCTACGAGGTCGGGACAACCCCGGTTAACGAGGTGTCTGCTCAGCAGTTTTATCCTGTCCGTGATGCGGCACTGGTCGCCGTCTCCCGGTACTGGTGGGTCGCAATCAAAACCGTGTAGTATGTTTAGATTCGCCAGCGTAACGTTAGGCGTAGCATGGGCGACGAGCAAAGCACTGTCGCTGCTGTCGGAGCATCCGGGCAGTGCCAATAAAGTTGCTAGGCAAAGCGCGGTGAAAATGAGTTTGCCTGTCATTGCAAGGGCACCCTTTGAGCGAAGCATATCAAGATGTTTGAAAAAAAACAGTCTGCCAGTCTACGGGATACTGTCAATCGCCGCCAAGGCCGCGGAGTCACCTCTCTCTTAGGGGTGCTAGTGTTGTTCGTCGGCGTGGCGGCGTGTGATTCTGATAGCGGATCGAAGCCCTATGAGCGCGTGGCAAAAGATGGCGCCAAGGCGAAGCAGGAGTGGCGTCACTATCTTGGTGATAAAAAATACAGTCACGCATCGCCGCTTGCTCAGGTAAACCGGTCTAATGTTCGCGATCTTGTCGAGGTGTGGCGCTATGACGCCAGAGGCGCAGCGGATGATGGCTCAACTCAGATGCAATGCAGTCCACTCGTGGTTCGGGGCATTCTTTACTGTACGTCACCGTTACTGCATGTCTTCGCGCTGGATGCATCGACAGGTGAGGAACTCTGGCGTTTTGATCCGTCCCGTAGTTTGGGCCTGCTGCCCAATCCGAACAGAGGCCTGACTTACTGGGAAAAAAATACCGATGGGAGCGGAGACAAACGGATTCTCTATACGGCGGGATCTTATTTGTATGCACTGGACGCCAGAACCGGGGCACCGATATCTGATTTTGGTGACGGTGGCAAAGTCGATTTACATGTCGGGTTGCCGGACCAATTTTCCGACACAGCAGTAATAGCGACTACCCCGGGGAGTATTTTTGAAGATCTGCTGATTATTGGTTCTCGGGTCGAGGAGTATAAGGGCGCCGCACCGGGGCACATTCGAGCCTTTGACGTAGTATCGGGCGAGCTTCGCTGGGTTTTTCATACCATTCCGCGGCCCGGAGAGTTTGGTTCAGACACTTGGCCGCCGGGCAGTTTCGGCAGCGCCGGTGGTGCAAACTCGTGGGCAGGGATTGCGATTGACGAGGAGCGGGGACTTGCATTCGTGCCCACAGGCTCTCCCAGTTTTGATTTCTACGGTGATGATCGTCACGGCGACAACTTGTTTGCGAACTCGCTGGTAGCGCTTAATGCAGCGACGGGTGAGCGCGTTTGGCATTATCAGTTTGTACGACACGACTTGTGGGACAGGGACCTTCCATCTCCGCCGAACCTGATCACCCTTAGCCGGGATGGGAATAATATCCCCGCAGTAGCTCAGGCAACCAAGACCGGACACTTGTTTGTTTTTAACCGCGAAACCGGCGAGCCCCTGTTTCCTATCCGTGAGGAGCCGGTGGTAGGTAAGGCGGTGACGGGGGAGCGACCGGCTATCAGTCAGCCGCTACCCGTGATGCCGCCACCCTATGCGCAACAGGTGTTCGTACCGTCGGATCGCACTCTCTCAGCGCAAAGGGCGGTGAAAATGCGCACCGACAACCTCGATCAGGGCAGCGTGTTCATGGTGCCGGGTACGCAGGGTATGGTGCTTTACCCGGGCATGGATGGCGGTGCCGAGTGGGGTGGTGCGGCCTGGGACCAGTCGAGTGAAGTGCTTTATATCAATAGCAACGAGGTACCCTATTTGCTGCAATTGACTGCGGTTCCGAAAGACTTGGGCATGGGGCCAGAGGTGGGGTATCTCGCTCTGTGTGCAGGTTGTCACGGCGCAGATTTGCGCGGCGACGGCGTCTCGGTTCCTGGATTACAGCAATTGTCCGACAGAATGTCTCCCTTTGAAGCCTACCGCATTGTGAGCGAAGGAAGAGGCAGGATGCCCGCTTTCGGACAGATTCCGTGGTATGCGAGGGCTGCCATTTTATGGCATGTATATACCGCGGATCAGAAGGGCCCGGAGGGTCAGGGTGCGAAAGTCGCGGTGGCATCGGAGTCATCGTTCCTGAATGCTGGCTTCCAGAAACTGACTGACCCGGAAGGCTTTCCAGCCTCGCGGCCACCCTGGGGTACCCTCACTGCGATCAATCTGTCTCGGGCAGAAATACTTTGGCAGATTCCGCTCGGTGATTATCCGCGTATGCTGGAGCAGGGCAAGTCCGGGCTTGGTGCTGAGAACTACGGTGGCGCGATTGTCACAGCGGGTGATCTACTGTTTATTGCGGCAACGCCGGATCGTGTGATCAGGGCCCTCGACAAGCACTCGGGTGAGGAACTGTGGCAGGCAGCGCTGCCAGCAGCAGGATTTGCCACGCCGATAACCTACGCAGTTGATGGCAAACAGTACATCGTGATCGCTGCTGGTGGTGGAAAGCTGGGGCAACCCAGTGGCAGTAGTTATGTCGCCTATGCGCTTCCCGAATAGCGGCGTTGCTCTGGCCTACGCGTCTCGGTGCAGACTTTCGAAATAGCTCCTCAGTGTGGTATTGCCGCGCTTGGGCCCGACGCCATCGATCTCGCCTGCGGTAACGATAAAGTCAGCCAGGTCACCGAATTGTTTTGATAGCAGGTTGATGACCTTCACCAGCCCTCGAGCCAGCCACATTGGAATCACTGTTATTTTAACCGGTTTACCGACCACCTCGAAAGCCAGTGCAGCGGCTTCACGCTGCGTCATTATGTCCGGGCCGCCGGCGGCAACTTCCAGTTCGTCGCCCTCCGCTGTATCGACACAAACTTCTGCGAGATCACGGCCGTGGATGGGGTTCATCAGATTGGTGCCCTCACCAACCAGAAATGAACGCCCTTTACTCGCCATGTCGTATAGCACACCCATATCTGAAAAATAGCCACAGGGACGCACAATCCGGTAGTCCAGCCTCGATTGCTGCAACTCGGCGACGACTTTTTCATGAGCCTGTGTAATGGCCAGGTGCATAAGGTTCTCCGCTCCTTCCATAGAGACGTAGACAAAACGCTTTATGCCTCCTGTCACCGCGAGGTTGATAAGGTTGCGGTTACACTGGTAATCAACCTGTTCAAAAGTGAGGCCATCTCTCTGACGGGATATACCTACTGAGGAATACACGAGGTCAATGCCATCCATGAGGCCCTCTAGCGTCTCAGGCTTGGTAATTTCGCCGACAAAAATATCATCCATGTCGTCTTCGCTGAGTGCGGGCGCTGTAAAGGGGCCAGGTTCGAGCAAGCGCTCTCGACTTCGCGTTAATACACGCACCCAGTAGCCACGCTCTTTAAATGCCTTTACCGCGTATTTCCCCAGATAGCCTGTGGCACCCGCAATAACAACCCTTTTTTTATTCTCTTCTGACATAGTTATAGCGCTCCTGCGCGTAACTGGTGCCTAGTCCAAACGGGCACCACCGTCTACATTGATGGTTTGTCCTGTGACGTAGCTGGCATCGGATGAACAGACAAAAGATACGACCGCGGCAAGCTCAGAAACATTACCTTGTCGTCCCATAGGAATGAAATTCTCCAGTTGTTCGCGAAATGATCCGTCAGGTAACTCGTATTTTTCGGTTGCTCTTGCGATTGTGCCATCCATCATGTCGGTATCGTGTGAGCCCGGGCTAACACAGTTAACTCGAATACCAAGCGCGGCTAGTTCCAGTGACATTTGCTGTGTAAGACCAATCACCCCGAATTTTGACGCGCAGTAGGCACCGTAGTCTTGCAGACCTACGCGGCCTGCCAGGGAAGCGATCATAACGATAGAGCCGCCATTCCCACAGTCCCTGATTAATCTGCCGCCGTACTTACTCACCAGAAAAACGCCGTTCACGTTGACGTCCATCGTGTGGTTCCAGATATCTTCATCGGTATCAAGAATGGGCGAGGCGCCCGCATTACTGGGAACGCCGGCGTTGTTGACGATGATATCCAGGCGACCAAATTTTTCGCGTGTTGCCTCGACCATATTGATGACTTGTGCCTTGTTCGTTACGTCGCAGTCCAGAGCCAGCGCCTGGCGCCCCATGCCCTCGATTTCATGAGCCAGAGACGTGACTCCTTTCCAGCCTATCTCTTTTTCGTTGTCGGGAAAGTGTTCAGGTGCTTTGGGTCTGCCACAGATGACGATATCGGCGCCATCTTGAGCGAGCCGCAAAGCGATTGCGCGACCGATCCCGCGGTGGCGTGCAGCACCGGTAACTAATGCAATTTGACCGGAGAGATCGCGCCTGGCAGAAGGGTTATCTTTCATACATTTGGCTCCCTGTCTTGCTGTGCCTCCAAAATGCCTTGACGGACAAACAAAAATAACGGGAATGCGAAAGCATAGGCGATTGAAAACGTGAGAACAGGATAGATCCAGAAAAAGCGTAGGCCCAGCTTTCGCGATTCAAGAAACATCCAGATCAGACCTGCGATGCAGGCAATCGCGAGGTCCCAACCGAGGGACTGACCTGCGGGCGTGGACGCAGCTGCCGCCATAAAATCAGCGATATCAAAAGTGCCGCTGGTTTCTGTCATGTACTGAAAGTTGTAGTACCAGGGCAGTATTAACCCAAAAATGGCGAGAGCCAGATAAATAACTCTGGGAATACTCATGAACGCGCCCTGTGCAAAGAAAATGAATCGACCTACTATAGGTAAACCATCTTAAAAATCATAGGAAATGCCGTCGATGGATATGAGATTAAAGGATAGGCGAGTGCTTGTGTCCGGTGCGAGCCGTGGTATCGGCTTGGCGATTGTCGAGCGTTTTCTTGCAGAGGGTGCGTCCGTTGCATTTTTCGCACGCGGGCAGCAGGGAGTGGATGATGCCCTCGCTGCGCTGAATGGGAAGGGGCAAGTATGCGGCGCGGTAGTGGATTCATCGGAACACGACGCGCTGCGAGCTTGGGTTACCCAAGCTGCAGAGACGTTGGGCGGCATTGATATAGTAGTAAACAACACGAGTGCTTCTGCCAGCGTAGAGTGGACCGAAGCGGCCTGGCGAAATAGTTTTGAAGTGGACATGATGGGCTCAGTGGTTATGTCTACTGCGGCGTTGCCGTGGCTTGAGGCCTCTGATGCCGCCGCCGTGTTGCAGGTAGCTACTGTAACCGCGTCTGAGCATCACGACATGTCTGTATGTCCGAGCTATGGTGCGATCAAGGCGGCAACGGTAAATCACGCAGCGCAATTGGCCCAGAACTGGGGCGGCAAAGGTATTCGCTCTAATAGTATTTCTCCAGGTCCGATATATTTTGAGGGGGGTGCTTGGGAGGACATCAAAGAAAACTATTTTGATCTTTATGAGCGCGACAGACTGGCCCACCCGTCCGGCCGCATGGGGACTGCAGAGGAGGTCGCTAACGTGGCAGTGTTTGTGTGTAGCCCCGCCGCGAGTTGGATAAACGGCGAAAACGTAGTGGTAGACGGTGGCTTCACCAAGGGCGTTGGTCTGTAGCTGAATAAGGCTGTTTTTACTGGATACGGTAGTTCAGTGTGAGACCGTCAGTGCGAGGCGGACTATTGATTACTGCGTAACTGCTGAGCACGGGTATGTCGAAGCCGATGATGTATGAATCCTGCTCCACGCTGTCACTTTCCTGTGTCTCCCTGGGCAATACCTGTAACGAGCGGAAAATATAGGATAAACAGCGCTCCCCGATACACGATTAGCACAAGGGGTGCAAAAACCACCGGCTGCCTCAGGTCATCGTGAGGCACCCTGCCCAATTCCTTGCGGGTTAATTGTTAGGCGCGACAAGTACCTTCTGCTAGCGATTGCCAGAAAGAGCACTAAGGCGCCGTCTGAGCGTGTTGGGTTTTCATCAACGGAAATCTCTCGCGTATCATCTTTATTGTTCGTTTTTTTATAACACCTGATGCCAATCGCCTCACTCTATTTCTATCTGTGCTTCCTTGATTGCCGCGGGACACTGCCACATGGCATATTGTGGTGTCTAATACTGATATGAGAAAACACATTATGGGTAGGCTAGACGGAAAGCGGATAGTGATCACTGGCTCGTCAAGGAGTCTCGGTCGGGAGTTTGCACTGGCCTGTGCGCGTGAGGGCGCATCACTGGTGCTCAATGGCACTAACGAGGATGCCCTGCTCAATGTTCTTAAAGAGGTCACTGATCTGGGTGCCCCGTCTCGCGCTGTGCTTGGCTCGGTTGCTGAGACCGGTGTCTGTGAAGAGCTGATCGCGACCTGCGTCGACGCCTTCGACGGGATTGATGTGATGGTCAACAATGCGGGTATCGTCAGGGATCGTACGTTGCTCAAGATGACGGACGAAGACTTTGATGAGGTCGTCGCTGTCGATCTGCGAGGCCCTTTTCTGTGTACCCGCGCTGCAGGCAGAGTTATGCGTGAGCAGGGTGGTGGGCATATTATCCAAATTACCTCTGCGTCAGGACTGGTGGGTAATTTCGGCCAGACCAATTACGCTGCGGCCAAGGCGGGCCTAATGGGAATGATGTACACGGCGGTGAAAGAACTGGAGCGCTACAACGTTCGCTGTAATGCGATGTGGCCGATCGCCCGCACGGATATGACTCAGCCACTTATCGATAAAGCGGGTAAAACTGCGGCTGAGCTTGGCTTTGGCGAGCCGGAGGATGTGGCGAAAGGGCTGGTATGGTTGGCCAGTGACGCAGCGGCCGATTTCAACGGTCAGTGTATTACCTTCAATGCGTACAAAACGGCTTTGTGGCATTCACCGTCTGAAGATCACATCAAGCAGTGCGTCGAGCCCATGACGTTGGAAGAACTGGATGCCCATTATGAAGCGGTCGTCCCGCTGCCGGTATACAGTAGTCGAGGCTGATATTGCGTGAAGACTTACCAGCCGGTGATCTGGTGTCCTGACCTGCCCAGTCCGCAGTCACCTTGCTGATCCTCCAGCATAGTCGCTGCAGCGCTAGCATTTGATGCATGGTCAAACTTGGCCTTGCCTGCATTGAAATCACTATCAATATCAATCTCGCTCATGGCACCGGACCTGATCAGATAACTCCAAGCCTGCCATAACTCCGTACGTGACATGCCGCTAACCTCGTAAGAGGCGAGCCCGCCTACGACAAAACCTACGCAAAAGTCTGTTGAGGAAGTGTCAGAGTACGTGCCCCATGCCCAATCTGAGGCGCTCGTATTGCTGCAGGCGGCGCACAGGAGTAGCGCGGGTAGCAGTTTCTTCATGACATTTTCCTCTTTGACACGGATGAACACGGTGTGATCAAACACACGTTACCGTTTCCCCAGCCAAATTGCACCCCGGGTTCCGCCACTGTGCCCTTAAAGGCCAACCCGCTCACGAATCCATCCAGAGTCGGTGGAATGGAGTCGGGTTTAGTCTGCTACTTCCGATTGCTACTTGTTCCCATTTGAGTAATAGCGCCGCGATTTAGACTCGTCGCCTATGGCTATGATGCACTTTGTTGGCACGACTTTGTGTCTATTCTTGGAATATTGCCTTGTCCATTGACATGGTATGCTATCGGCGATTTAGAACAAGGTGCGTTACAGTGGAAGAGTCAGACCTGCATGAATCAGTCAATGTTTTCGATGAGCCGTTGCAGTCTTGTAGCGAAGATCCGCTGACGGGCTTTTTGCGAGATGGCTGTTGTAACACCAGTGACCAGGATGCGGGCTCTCACACGGTGTGTGTGCAGGTGAACGAGCGATTTTTGCAATACTCGCGTTTTGCCGGTAATGATCTTAGTACGCCGTTGCCTGAGTATGGTTTCCCCGGGCTTAAGCCGGGTGATAGCTGGTGCCTTTGCGCGCCGCGGTGGCTGGAGGCGCACGAGCAAAATATGGCTCCTCGGGTGTACCTGACCCGCACGCACAAACGGGCGCTTGATACCATCCCGCTCTCGGTTCTGCGGGAATACGCCGCAGACTTGAACTGACATGCGTGACTTTGGCGCGAAAGAGGCGATAAATGCTGTCTTCCCCCCTGCCATTAGTAGAAGTTAACCCCAGCTCAAAACCGGAGGCAGTGGTCATATGGCTGCATGGCCTGGGTGCAGACGGCCATGACTTCGAGGCAGTGGTGCCAGCCTTGCAGTTGCCGGAGGCGTTGCCGGTGCGGTTTATATTTCCCCATGCGCCCGAAATGGCCATTACCGCATTTGGTGGCGAGCGCGCCCGGGCCTGGTTTGATTTTGAGACTTCTGGCTCCTCAGCAATGCCGGGTATCGACCGTTCCGCGCACGCTATCAAGGATCTCATTCAGCAGGAAATCGACAACGGTATTCCCGCTGATCGTATCCTCCTTGCTGGGTTTTCTCAGGGAGGTGTTATGGCGTTCCATGTGGGGCTGCATTATCCCAAAGCGCTCGCCGGTATTCTCGCCCTGTCGACATTTCGGGCTGAAGCCCTGGAGCTGGATGACGCTTCAAGCGCCGCTAACAGGAATATCCCTATCCTCATGTGTCACGGCCAGCGGGACGAGGTGTTACCGCTTTCGCTGGGAGAATCCACTTATCGTGCGTTACAGCAGGCGGGTTATAATATTGAATGGCATGACTATCCTATGGGGCACGAGGTGTGTCTCGAGGAAATTCGAATAATGGGCAGATGGTTGGTCAGGGTCTTGAGTGACCAGGAGATTTCTGCCGACTGAGGGAGGTGTATAGTGTTTACCGCAAAAAACCTGGGTCTGGCGATAGTATTCCTTTTTTTTATGGGAGGAGGCATAACCCACTTTACCGATCCTGCTTTCTTTGAATCCATCATGCCGCCCTGGATCGGTTTTCACACAGAAATTGTCTACATAAGTGGTGTCTTCGAAATCCTGGGTGCGATCGGGATATTGCTGCCATCATTGCGGCAGTGGGCGGGCAATGGACTGATACTGTTGGTCATTTGCGTTACGCCGGCCAACATACACATGTGGCTGAACCCTGATCTCTTCCCCGACGTTCCCCCTGCTTTCCTGACGATTCGCCTGGTGCTGCAGGTTGGTCTGCTGCTACTGATCTGGTGGTCTACCCGTCTGCCGGCGAGTGACAGCCCGCGCGCCTAGACGTCGCACGCTGATTCTACGTAGTGGCGTATCGCCTTCCAGGCGGCAGCTGCTTCCGGTACGCCCGCGTTGACCAGACCATGCCATCCGTGGACCATGCCGGGCCAGCTCTCCATCAAGACATCCACCCCGTCCTGCAACGCGGCTGCCCCTAGAGTGAGAGCGCCCTCTCTGACCGTGTCGTATTGTCCAATTTGTAAATACAGCGGTGGTAGCCCACTGAGGTCTGCATATGCAGGAGATACCGCCGGGTCATCGAGGGGCAGTGCGCCCCCCGTATAGTCCAGCCCCCGGTTGCGTACCCACTGCGCCGTCAGGAACGGGTCGCGTGCCTCGACAGATCGACCCGCAACGGACAAATCGAACCATCCGGTCAGTGATATAAAACAAGCGGGCATTGGCAGGTTTTTATCACGTAGTTTTGTCAGTAATGCCAGGGCGAGGCTGCCGCCGCATGATTCTCCAAAGAGGACAATAGCGGAGGGAGGAATACCGGACTTCAGTAGACCCAAATAGGACTGAAAACAGTCATCTGGTGCGGCTGGCCAGGGGTGTTCGGGGGCTAGTCGGTAGTCGGGCATAACGACGCGGCAGCCCGTTTGCCAAGCGATAATTTCAGCGTAGAAATGGTACGCATCCAGAGGTGTGGATACAAATGCGCCACCGTGACAGTGAAACGCAATCGGGTAATTCAGGCCGCCGCGGAGTTCGTATTCGCCGCACCGGACGCCACCGTAAGTGGGAAAGGTGATTTGCAGGTCACTGCCGGTGGGGTGTCCATGAAACCCCTCAAAGGTTTTGCGAACACTTTGGTAATCAGCAGCGGGATCGGCGAAGTCTGCGGGAATGGCGTTTAGAATAGCTTTCAGTTCCGGGCTCTGATTCACGGCGGGGCCTTTAGCGCTTCAAGCGCTCCACACCCGTTTATTCATGATTCCAAACATTTCGGACAGTTCTACGCGGCTCGGCACCACTTTGACGACACAATATTCCCCGCTTTCTGGTCCGTCAGGCCAGAATTGAAACAGGTCGTAATCCATTACATCCCATACTCGGCTTTTGGTCACCGCGTCGTTGAAAACCGCTGCCTTGCCTCGGACAAGCAGGTGTATGAAAGCGTCAGGCGCAACCTGAAACTGGATATCAACCGATTCGTTCTGCTCTATTTGTCGTGCTTTTGCGGTGCCCGGGCCCGTGGCTATCCACAGTACGTCGTTTTCCCATGTGGGGTGTACCATGCGGACACGCGGCTCATTGCCCGCAATTGTCGCCAAAGCGCACCAGACTGACTTTTTTGCAGCTGTTTCAACATCTTTAAAAAAAGCATTTTTATCTTTCGCTGAAACTCGTGACATGGCTTACCTTCAGTTTTTATGAAATACGTAGGGGCATGAGATAACCGATAACATGGCTGTTCAACGCGCACTATGCAAGGAATAATCAAGCGCGCAGTGAGTCAGGTGGCGCCGAGTGGAATCAACGTGACCGAATAGAAAATGGCTGGTCGTATTTAGCCCCCGAGACACGCGCGCACGGATGACTGGGTGGGAATCCTGCAGGGCAATGCGGGAGGTAGCCCGATGCCTCGGTTACAGTGCGCTTGCGCCGATTGCCGCACCACTGGGTTGGTCTGCCAGCAGGGTGAGTAATTGCCTGCCCTGTTGTACACTTGCTGTCCACTGGCGTTGGCTGGTATAGCGCGTTGATAGACTCGCCTAGGTAGCAGTCCGCTAGAACAGCAAATAAAAACCAGACCGGGAATCGCCATGACAGATAAATGCCCATTTCAGGCAGACCTGATGAACCCGATGACCCATAATCGCGGTCTTCCTTTTGATGCTTTTGCGAGGCTGCGGTCTGAGCAGCCCGTCTCATACCAGAATGGCGCACCAGGCACAGGTGGTGACTACTGGGCTATTACAAGACGTGAAGAACTCGATTTTGTCTCGAAAAATCCCACACAATTCTCCTCCAGTATTAATTTGGCGCATCCACAGCCGGGGGGTAGCGACCCGGAGTCGATGGAAATCATGCGTCAGTTGATTATCAATATGGATCCGCCGGATCATATTAAGTATCGGCGCGTTGTGAGTAATGCTTTTACCAGCAAAGCGGTAGATGCACTCGAACCTTTGATGCGAGATTACGCCAAGAATATAATAGATAAAGTGATACCCCGGGGCGAGTGCGAGTTTGTGTCAGAGGTGGCTGCGGAGATGCCGTTATTTGTTATTTGCTCATTGATGGAGATGCCCGCTGAGAAACGCCAGAAATTTTCTAGCCTCGTTGATGTCATGATAGGAATGGACGATCCGGAGATGGATGTCTCTGCAGAAGACGGACAGTTG from the Candidatus Marimicrobium litorale genome contains:
- a CDS encoding SDR family NAD(P)-dependent oxidoreductase, which translates into the protein MDMRLKDRRVLVSGASRGIGLAIVERFLAEGASVAFFARGQQGVDDALAALNGKGQVCGAVVDSSEHDALRAWVTQAAETLGGIDIVVNNTSASASVEWTEAAWRNSFEVDMMGSVVMSTAALPWLEASDAAAVLQVATVTASEHHDMSVCPSYGAIKAATVNHAAQLAQNWGGKGIRSNSISPGPIYFEGGAWEDIKENYFDLYERDRLAHPSGRMGTAEEVANVAVFVCSPAASWINGENVVVDGGFTKGVGL
- a CDS encoding DoxX family protein, producing the protein MFTAKNLGLAIVFLFFMGGGITHFTDPAFFESIMPPWIGFHTEIVYISGVFEILGAIGILLPSLRQWAGNGLILLVICVTPANIHMWLNPDLFPDVPPAFLTIRLVLQVGLLLLIWWSTRLPASDSPRA
- a CDS encoding SDR family NAD(P)-dependent oxidoreductase yields the protein MKDNPSARRDLSGQIALVTGAARHRGIGRAIALRLAQDGADIVICGRPKAPEHFPDNEKEIGWKGVTSLAHEIEGMGRQALALDCDVTNKAQVINMVEATREKFGRLDIIVNNAGVPSNAGASPILDTDEDIWNHTMDVNVNGVFLVSKYGGRLIRDCGNGGSIVMIASLAGRVGLQDYGAYCASKFGVIGLTQQMSLELAALGIRVNCVSPGSHDTDMMDGTIARATEKYELPDGSFREQLENFIPMGRQGNVSELAAVVSFVCSSDASYVTGQTINVDGGARLD
- a CDS encoding alpha/beta hydrolase gives rise to the protein MLSSPLPLVEVNPSSKPEAVVIWLHGLGADGHDFEAVVPALQLPEALPVRFIFPHAPEMAITAFGGERARAWFDFETSGSSAMPGIDRSAHAIKDLIQQEIDNGIPADRILLAGFSQGGVMAFHVGLHYPKALAGILALSTFRAEALELDDASSAANRNIPILMCHGQRDEVLPLSLGESTYRALQQAGYNIEWHDYPMGHEVCLEEIRIMGRWLVRVLSDQEISAD
- a CDS encoding SDR family NAD(P)-dependent oxidoreductase, producing MGRLDGKRIVITGSSRSLGREFALACAREGASLVLNGTNEDALLNVLKEVTDLGAPSRAVLGSVAETGVCEELIATCVDAFDGIDVMVNNAGIVRDRTLLKMTDEDFDEVVAVDLRGPFLCTRAAGRVMREQGGGHIIQITSASGLVGNFGQTNYAAAKAGLMGMMYTAVKELERYNVRCNAMWPIARTDMTQPLIDKAGKTAAELGFGEPEDVAKGLVWLASDAAADFNGQCITFNAYKTALWHSPSEDHIKQCVEPMTLEELDAHYEAVVPLPVYSSRG
- a CDS encoding DUF2237 family protein, which codes for MEESDLHESVNVFDEPLQSCSEDPLTGFLRDGCCNTSDQDAGSHTVCVQVNERFLQYSRFAGNDLSTPLPEYGFPGLKPGDSWCLCAPRWLEAHEQNMAPRVYLTRTHKRALDTIPLSVLREYAADLN
- a CDS encoding alpha/beta hydrolase: MNQSPELKAILNAIPADFADPAADYQSVRKTFEGFHGHPTGSDLQITFPTYGGVRCGEYELRGGLNYPIAFHCHGGAFVSTPLDAYHFYAEIIAWQTGCRVVMPDYRLAPEHPWPAAPDDCFQSYLGLLKSGIPPSAIVLFGESCGGSLALALLTKLRDKNLPMPACFISLTGWFDLSVAGRSVEARDPFLTAQWVRNRGLDYTGGALPLDDPAVSPAYADLSGLPPLYLQIGQYDTVREGALTLGAAALQDGVDVLMESWPGMVHGWHGLVNAGVPEAAAAWKAIRHYVESACDV
- a CDS encoding DUF2834 domain-containing protein, with the translated sequence MSIPRVIYLALAIFGLILPWYYNFQYMTETSGTFDIADFMAAAASTPAGQSLGWDLAIACIAGLIWMFLESRKLGLRFFWIYPVLTFSIAYAFAFPLFLFVRQGILEAQQDREPNV